The following coding sequences lie in one Zingiber officinale cultivar Zhangliang chromosome 2B, Zo_v1.1, whole genome shotgun sequence genomic window:
- the LOC122049345 gene encoding plant cysteine oxidase 1-like, with protein sequence MKEGVKRQATAKRKHGCVRRRTRRRVQSASSAIQRLFLACKAVFKGPGTVPGPADVRKLRLILDKMGPEDIGLSTDILFFRDGDHISNRTSRIAYATIYNCDNFSICVFFLPRAAVIPLHDHPGMTVFSKLLLGTMHIKSYDWLDPVTSSDRYMRPAELIVDSDFTAPCKASVLYPETGGNIHAFTAITPCVVLDVLGPPYTKEDGRDITYYRDYYSNNSRVGWLEEVDISKDLKMDGVEYLGPHVIDGQ encoded by the exons ATGAAAGAGGGAGTGAAGCGACAGGCGACGGCAAAGAGGAAGCACGGGTGCGTCCGCCGGCGAACCCGGAGGCGCGTGCAGTCGGCCTCCAGCGCCATCCAGCGCCTCTTCTTGGCCTGCAAGGCGGTGTTCAAGGGCCCCGGGACAGTGCCGGGGCCGGCCGACGTCCGAAAGCTACGGCTTATTTTAG ACAAAATGGGACCTGAAGATATCGGACTAAGCACGGACATACTCTTCTTCAGAGATGGCGATCACATTTCCAACAGAACTTCGAGGATCGCATATGCCACCATTTACAACTGCGATAACTTCTCG ATATGTGTATTCTTCTTACCTCGAGCAGCAGTTATACCTCTCCACGACCACCCTGGAATGACTGTCTTCAGTAAACTTCTCCTAGGAACAATGCACATAAAGTCCTACGACTGGCTGGATCCGGTTACATCCTCTGATAGAT ATATGAGACCAGCTGAGTTGATTGTGGACTCTGATTTCACTGCTCCTTGCAAGGCGTCTGTTCTTTATCCAGAAACTGGGGGAAACATTCACGCATTTACAGCGATCACTCCGTGCGTCGTGCTTGATGTTTTAGGGCCTCCTTACACTAAAGAAGATGGACGAGATATTACGTACTACAGGGATTATTATTCAAACA ATTCTCGTGTTGGATGGCTAGAAGAAGTGGACATTTCCAAGGATTTGAAGATGGATGGCGTAGAATATTTAGGTCCCCATGTCATTGATGGCCAATGA